One Nostoc punctiforme PCC 73102 DNA window includes the following coding sequences:
- a CDS encoding pentapeptide repeat-containing protein, translating into MSFIKTNGLTILLVFISVIFIFSLTLIFSLFENIQGLSNQDKIEYINQALTTIAIIIGGLALIINAYYTSRLSLDENQSLLMQILAGTLAWDNDIVTGINYKQPTPQEIVPERFSKAIEQLGNEKIETRFAAIYALERIAKDSPKDHWTIMEILAAFIRENAPVNQKYEDELQVSSKLPTDIQTAITVIGRRDSHKDPVNQKLDLRNTDLSNADLTEANLSKAIFVGANLQWVNFTQANLSEADLSITNLCGSVFYEANLSKATLPEANLQGVILRKANLSKAIFYDANLEGAILCDANLVGAILCDANLEGAILCDANLFEANFEGSNLQDANLIGSNLQNAKLAGANLEGVLLSTANLQDANLQETNLFRANLSGCENLELQQIEQAFGDRTTILPENLNIPQHWR; encoded by the coding sequence ATGTCTTTCATAAAGACAAATGGGCTCACGATTTTGCTGGTATTTATCTCAGTTATATTTATTTTTTCTTTAACTCTAATCTTTTCCTTATTTGAAAATATTCAAGGGCTTTCAAACCAAGACAAAATAGAATATATCAATCAAGCATTAACAACTATTGCGATAATTATTGGAGGGCTAGCATTAATAATTAATGCTTACTATACATCCAGACTCTCTCTGGATGAAAATCAGAGCCTGTTAATGCAGATCCTTGCTGGGACACTAGCTTGGGATAACGACATAGTAACTGGTATCAATTACAAGCAACCAACTCCCCAAGAAATTGTTCCCGAACGCTTTTCTAAAGCAATTGAACAACTAGGAAATGAAAAAATTGAAACGCGATTTGCCGCAATTTATGCTTTAGAACGAATTGCTAAAGATTCTCCCAAAGACCATTGGACAATTATGGAAATTCTTGCTGCTTTTATTCGCGAGAATGCTCCGGTAAATCAAAAATATGAGGATGAATTACAGGTATCGTCAAAACTTCCTACAGATATTCAAACAGCGATAACTGTTATTGGACGACGCGATTCACATAAAGATCCAGTAAATCAAAAACTAGATTTACGCAATACAGACCTCAGTAATGCAGACTTAACGGAAGCCAACCTCTCTAAGGCAATTTTCGTAGGAGCTAACTTACAATGGGTAAATTTTACACAAGCAAATCTCTCAGAGGCAGACCTATCAATAACCAATCTTTGTGGGTCAGTCTTCTATGAAGCCAACCTCTCGAAGGCAACCCTTCCAGAAGCCAATTTGCAAGGCGTAATTCTCAGAAAAGCAAACCTCTCGAAGGCAATCTTTTATGATGCCAACTTGGAAGGGGCAATTCTTTGTGATGCTAATTTAGTAGGAGCGATTCTTTGTGATGCCAACTTGGAAGGAGCAATTCTTTGTGATGCTAACCTCTTTGAAGCCAACTTTGAGGGTAGCAACCTCCAAGATGCAAACCTGATTGGCAGTAACCTGCAAAACGCAAAACTTGCTGGGGCCAACTTAGAAGGCGTGTTACTCAGTACAGCTAATCTGCAAGATGCCAACCTCCAAGAAACTAATCTCTTTAGGGCAAACTTGAGCGGATGTGAGAACCTAGAATTACAGCAGATTGAACAGGCATTTGGCGATCGCACAACAATCCTACCGGAAAATCTGAACATACCCCAACATTGGCGTTAA
- a CDS encoding pentapeptide repeat-containing protein: MALDFSGQNLRGRNFKGRKDLVGANFSYADIRGANFTNVNLRKANFSHAKAGLQSHWAISAAIVTVLLVSSALSKSVIVALLIASLVVISVALVASRYNWAVALTTNLVLTIAGSIALILALIISAVVAGPVSIFSVVLVGGVPIFLAFLGFIYIAVFGSRGAIISTARARVEAGIVPFSIAVADECFKTAIINTGGTSFRMADLTDANFTAATLKNTNFGSANVTHACWLQAQKLDFARVYATYLEKPQVRELVITGQGQNKNFDDLSLRGVNLQAANLADASFIGADLSEANLQDADLSRAKLKQTQLDGTDLTGATLTGAYIEDWGITNTTKLHGVRCEYIFMRLPTKEDPDPLRKPDHKKEFFKDGDFADFIKPIFDTLDLYHNQGVDPRAIAIAFKNLAENHPEAELEIVAMEKRGEDKILLRAKTAAGSDKSQLSAEYFDDYNQLKALSQSQQLLLVEKDKRIISLENMVDTALKQPKFYTQGDTNVSDISGINIQGSSNVNGIAGGGSVANLGTISGNVSIALNQLPDSPDAEKPGIKELLTQLQEAISQSADLPETEKAEALEQVQALAEAGKNPQESTKQKTAKTAITMLKGIFTGLPAIASLVEAGNKLLPAISKLFGLG; encoded by the coding sequence ATGGCTTTAGACTTCTCCGGTCAAAATCTGCGAGGACGCAACTTCAAAGGTAGAAAAGACCTTGTGGGTGCCAACTTTAGCTATGCCGACATCCGAGGGGCAAACTTTACCAATGTCAACTTGAGAAAGGCAAACTTCAGTCATGCTAAAGCTGGACTGCAATCGCATTGGGCAATTAGTGCAGCAATAGTAACAGTCTTATTAGTTTCATCCGCACTATCAAAATCTGTAATTGTGGCTTTACTAATAGCTTCACTGGTAGTTATCAGCGTAGCTCTGGTTGCTTCTAGGTATAACTGGGCTGTTGCTCTGACTACAAATCTGGTTTTAACTATAGCTGGTTCTATAGCTTTGATTTTGGCTTTGATTATCTCAGCAGTTGTAGCTGGCCCTGTATCTATATTTAGTGTTGTTTTAGTCGGCGGTGTGCCAATTTTTTTAGCGTTTTTGGGGTTTATATACATAGCTGTATTTGGCTCTAGAGGCGCAATTATATCTACTGCTAGAGCCAGGGTTGAAGCTGGTATAGTTCCTTTTTCCATAGCAGTAGCTGACGAGTGTTTCAAGACTGCGATCATCAACACAGGTGGTACAAGTTTTCGCATGGCTGATTTAACAGATGCTAACTTTACTGCGGCGACGCTGAAAAATACTAATTTTGGATCTGCTAATGTAACTCATGCTTGCTGGTTACAAGCTCAAAAGCTTGATTTTGCTCGTGTTTATGCAACTTATCTTGAAAAACCCCAAGTACGCGAGCTAGTAATTACAGGACAAGGACAAAACAAAAATTTTGATGATCTATCACTGCGAGGTGTCAACCTACAAGCAGCTAACCTAGCAGATGCCAGCTTTATAGGCGCTGACCTCAGTGAAGCAAACTTGCAAGATGCCGATTTGTCAAGAGCAAAGCTCAAGCAAACGCAACTAGACGGCACAGATTTAACAGGTGCAACACTTACTGGAGCTTACATTGAAGATTGGGGCATTACAAATACAACTAAATTGCATGGGGTGAGATGCGAGTATATCTTCATGCGCTTACCCACCAAAGAAGATCCCGACCCTCTTCGCAAACCGGATCATAAAAAAGAGTTTTTCAAAGACGGGGATTTTGCCGATTTTATCAAACCAATTTTTGACACCCTCGACCTTTACCACAATCAAGGCGTTGACCCCCGCGCCATTGCCATAGCCTTCAAAAACCTTGCCGAAAACCATCCCGAAGCCGAGTTAGAAATCGTCGCGATGGAGAAACGCGGCGAAGATAAAATCTTACTCAGAGCCAAAACCGCCGCAGGTAGCGATAAATCTCAACTGAGTGCAGAATATTTTGATGATTATAATCAACTCAAAGCTTTATCCCAGAGTCAGCAATTATTGCTGGTAGAAAAAGATAAGCGCATTATTAGTTTAGAAAATATGGTAGATACTGCTCTCAAGCAGCCAAAATTTTATACACAAGGAGATACTAACGTGTCAGATATCAGTGGCATCAATATTCAAGGTAGCAGTAATGTTAACGGTATCGCTGGCGGTGGTTCTGTTGCTAATCTGGGAACCATTAGCGGTAATGTGAGTATTGCCCTAAATCAGTTACCTGATTCACCAGATGCCGAGAAACCAGGTATTAAAGAGTTGTTGACGCAGTTGCAAGAAGCAATTTCACAGTCAGCAGATTTGCCAGAAACAGAGAAAGCTGAGGCGCTAGAACAAGTGCAAGCTTTAGCAGAAGCGGGTAAAAATCCCCAAGAATCGACTAAGCAGAAGACGGCGAAGACAGCTATCACCATGTTGAAAGGGATATTTACAGGTTTACCAGCGATCGCATCACTGGTTGAAGCTGGTAATAAATTATTGCCTGCCATTTCTAAACTATTCGGTTTGGGATAA
- a CDS encoding Uma2 family endonuclease encodes MSTTKPVERLYTFKEYLTYDDGTDKRYELEDGVLLEMPPASDLHEAIITFLLIRFYLEIQRLGLDWQVRPSGTGVRTSVKKSRLPDLIVMTEEQRQSIQGKWAVLELPPLLTIEVVSTESVKRDYQRKPLEYAAFSIPEYWIVDPLEAKVTVCLLNQGRYNQTVFTGNQQIYSPTFPELALTAQQVLTA; translated from the coding sequence ATGTCCACTACAAAACCTGTAGAACGTCTGTATACTTTTAAGGAATATCTCACCTACGATGATGGCACTGATAAGCGCTATGAACTTGAGGATGGGGTACTCCTAGAAATGCCTCCAGCCTCAGATTTGCATGAAGCTATCATTACTTTCTTGTTGATCCGCTTCTATTTGGAAATCCAACGACTAGGGTTAGACTGGCAAGTTCGCCCTAGCGGTACTGGCGTTCGTACCTCCGTCAAAAAATCCCGTCTCCCTGATTTAATTGTGATGACTGAAGAACAGCGACAATCTATTCAGGGTAAATGGGCGGTGCTTGAGTTACCTCCACTGTTGACAATAGAAGTGGTTAGCACTGAGTCTGTGAAGCGAGATTATCAAAGGAAACCACTTGAGTATGCAGCCTTTTCTATCCCTGAATACTGGATTGTTGATCCTCTGGAAGCAAAGGTGACAGTCTGCTTGTTGAATCAGGGACGTTATAACCAAACAGTATTCACAGGAAACCAGCAAATATATTCTCCGACTTTCCCTGAGTTAGCACTGACAGCCCAGCAGGTATTAACGGCTTAG
- a CDS encoding DUF2358 domain-containing protein: MDIIEILKKDYQRFPINQTYSIYAPDVYFQDPLNKFRGVKRYQKMINFIQTWFLDPKMDLHNIQRLGDTIKTEWTLSWNTPLPWKPRISIPGWSELGLNSDGLIVSHVDYWNCSPLDVVKQHF, encoded by the coding sequence ATGGATATCATTGAAATTCTCAAAAAAGACTATCAAAGATTCCCAATCAATCAAACTTACAGCATTTACGCTCCAGACGTTTATTTTCAAGACCCACTGAATAAATTTCGTGGTGTTAAACGTTATCAAAAAATGATTAATTTTATCCAAACTTGGTTTTTAGATCCCAAGATGGACTTACATAATATTCAACGTTTAGGAGACACAATCAAAACTGAGTGGACACTCAGTTGGAATACTCCTCTCCCCTGGAAGCCACGGATTTCTATTCCAGGTTGGAGTGAATTAGGTCTTAACTCTGATGGTTTGATTGTCTCCCATGTTGATTATTGGAATTGTTCACCCTTAGACGTGGTAAAGCAGCATTTCTAG
- a CDS encoding fasciclin domain-containing protein, with amino-acid sequence MFSFFRWPSARVALLVLGMTAATITPIVISTPASSQNTVPSETPSPATPSPTSTVNLSDVSSDYWARPFIQALADNNVIAGFPDGSFRPNQAVTRAEFAALIQKAFPNQNRVRQLSAGGFRDVPAGYWAISPIQYAYETGFLAGYPGNVFSPNQQIPKVQAIVALTSGLGLTASNTGASTDLSTYYTDASSIPQYAIASVTTATQSNIVVNYPDVKQLNPQQPLTRAEVAALLYQALAKQGRVQPIASNLPASQYIVGGTQTGSDIVTLASSSSSLTTLTSLLKAAGLTDVLQQPGPYTVFAPTDQAFAALPAATLQQLQQPENRQALIKILTYHVVPGAVTSSQLAAGELQTAEEKPVNIQIDRASNQISVNNARVIQADVKASNGVIHAINQVLVPPDVNISQLNQPPTGNADGTTPSVRPGRTTLGGPSYIGVAGNIGLSGNDTALSDGNFAVISKIGLTRNISVRPSVLFGDDTLFLVPLTLDFTPRASAEVGDRTFFISPYIGAGVAIEANLDTDFGLLLTGGVDVPLGSRFTLNGAVNAAFMDQTDVGLQLGLGYNF; translated from the coding sequence ATGTTTAGTTTTTTTCGTTGGCCATCAGCAAGGGTTGCTTTACTAGTTCTGGGAATGACAGCTGCTACAATAACTCCCATCGTAATTTCTACCCCAGCTTCATCTCAAAATACCGTTCCATCTGAGACACCATCCCCTGCAACACCATCGCCAACTTCAACAGTAAACTTGTCTGATGTTTCTTCAGATTATTGGGCGCGTCCCTTCATTCAAGCCCTAGCTGACAATAATGTGATTGCTGGCTTTCCTGATGGCAGCTTCAGACCAAATCAAGCCGTGACTCGTGCTGAATTTGCTGCCCTGATTCAAAAAGCTTTCCCTAACCAAAACCGAGTTCGGCAATTAAGCGCAGGTGGATTTCGTGATGTTCCTGCTGGTTATTGGGCAATTTCTCCAATTCAATACGCCTACGAAACTGGATTTTTGGCAGGCTATCCTGGGAACGTGTTTTCGCCAAATCAACAAATACCCAAGGTACAGGCGATCGTTGCTTTAACGAGTGGTTTGGGCTTAACTGCTAGTAACACCGGAGCCAGTACTGACCTCAGCACCTACTACACCGACGCTTCAAGTATCCCGCAGTATGCCATTGCCAGTGTTACTACTGCAACACAATCTAATATTGTTGTTAATTACCCAGATGTAAAACAACTCAATCCCCAACAACCTCTAACTCGTGCTGAAGTTGCGGCACTCTTATATCAAGCTTTGGCTAAACAGGGACGAGTACAACCCATTGCTAGCAATCTTCCAGCTAGTCAGTATATTGTTGGTGGGACTCAAACTGGTAGCGATATTGTCACTCTTGCTTCATCCAGTAGTTCTCTTACAACTCTGACTTCTTTATTAAAGGCAGCCGGCTTAACAGATGTTCTTCAACAGCCAGGCCCTTATACAGTCTTCGCTCCCACCGATCAAGCATTTGCTGCTTTACCTGCTGCTACCTTACAGCAGTTACAGCAACCAGAAAATAGACAAGCATTGATTAAGATTTTGACATACCATGTGGTTCCTGGTGCAGTCACTTCTAGTCAACTCGCGGCTGGGGAACTGCAAACTGCTGAAGAAAAGCCTGTAAATATTCAAATCGATCGCGCTAGCAATCAAATCTCAGTGAATAATGCCAGAGTCATCCAGGCGGATGTTAAAGCTAGCAATGGTGTTATCCATGCAATTAACCAAGTCCTTGTCCCGCCTGATGTTAACATCAGTCAGTTAAATCAACCACCAACAGGAAATGCAGATGGAACAACACCTAGTGTTAGACCAGGTAGAACTACTCTTGGTGGACCTAGCTATATCGGGGTTGCTGGTAACATTGGTTTGAGCGGCAACGATACAGCTTTGAGCGATGGTAACTTTGCAGTAATCAGTAAAATTGGTCTGACACGTAATATATCAGTAAGACCATCGGTACTGTTTGGGGATGATACACTGTTTTTGGTTCCCTTGACTTTGGATTTTACCCCTCGTGCCTCTGCTGAGGTGGGCGACCGAACCTTCTTTATATCTCCTTATATAGGTGCTGGTGTAGCGATCGAAGCTAATCTCGATACTGATTTTGGATTACTTCTAACTGGTGGTGTAGACGTTCCTCTCGGTTCTAGATTTACGTTAAATGGCGCTGTAAATGCTGCTTTTATGGATCAAACTGATGTAGGATTACAATTAGGACTTGGCTACAACTTCTAA
- a CDS encoding ribulose bisphosphate carboxylase small subunit: MGYYIAPRFLDKLAVHITKNFLKLPGVRVPVILGIHGRKGEGKTFQCQLVFEKMGIEVTHVSGGELESPDAGDPARLIRLRYRETAELIKVRGKMCVLMINDLDAGAGRFDEGTQYTVNTQLVNATLMNIADNPTDVQLPGSYDSTPLHRVPIIVTGNDFSTLYAPLIRDGRMEKFYWEPDRDDKVGIVKGIFEPDGLSQKEVEQLVDTFVNQSIDFFSALRSRIYDEQIRNYIHQVGFERVSLSVVNSTEGPPEFKKPDFRLSHLIESGNFLVGEQKRVENSHLVDDYNRLNRGRNSQSASPAATPINQPSSNGATQEAKTNGNGFQKQEGLSSHLTLDTQAQIRQLLSQGYKISIEHVDERRFRTGSWQTCVHSHIDAESDAISNLEATLAEYSGEYVRLVGIDPKAKRRVVETIIQRPDGKN, translated from the coding sequence ATGGGTTACTATATCGCTCCCCGCTTTCTGGACAAACTTGCTGTCCACATCACCAAAAACTTTCTAAAGCTTCCTGGTGTGCGAGTTCCCGTGATTTTAGGTATTCACGGACGCAAAGGAGAAGGCAAAACATTTCAATGTCAATTAGTCTTCGAAAAAATGGGTATCGAAGTGACTCATGTCTCTGGTGGTGAATTGGAAAGTCCAGATGCAGGAGATCCAGCGCGGTTGATTCGGCTGCGCTATCGGGAAACAGCAGAACTGATCAAAGTACGCGGCAAAATGTGTGTACTGATGATTAACGATTTAGATGCGGGGGCTGGACGCTTTGATGAAGGCACTCAATATACTGTAAATACGCAGTTGGTGAATGCCACACTAATGAATATTGCTGATAATCCCACAGATGTGCAGTTGCCTGGAAGCTACGATTCCACACCTTTACATCGTGTACCGATTATTGTTACAGGTAATGATTTCTCTACTCTCTATGCACCATTAATTCGGGATGGACGGATGGAGAAATTTTATTGGGAACCCGACAGAGATGACAAGGTGGGGATTGTCAAAGGGATTTTTGAACCAGATGGATTGTCACAAAAGGAAGTTGAACAGCTAGTTGATACTTTTGTCAATCAGTCCATTGACTTTTTTAGCGCTTTGCGATCGCGCATTTATGACGAACAAATCCGCAACTACATCCATCAAGTAGGTTTTGAGCGGGTATCCTTGAGTGTGGTTAACAGCACAGAAGGGCCACCAGAATTTAAAAAGCCAGATTTCAGGCTGTCTCACTTAATCGAGTCTGGTAACTTCCTCGTTGGTGAACAAAAACGGGTGGAAAATTCCCATTTGGTTGATGATTACAACCGACTCAATCGAGGTAGAAATTCCCAATCTGCATCACCTGCTGCGACACCAATTAATCAGCCTTCAAGTAATGGTGCAACTCAAGAAGCAAAAACTAATGGAAATGGATTCCAGAAACAGGAAGGATTGAGTTCACATTTGACCTTGGATACACAAGCTCAAATTAGGCAATTATTGTCTCAAGGTTACAAAATCAGTATTGAACACGTAGATGAGCGTCGCTTCCGCACAGGTTCATGGCAAACTTGTGTTCATAGCCATATTGATGCAGAGTCTGATGCAATCTCAAACTTGGAAGCAACTTTGGCAGAATATAGCGGTGAATATGTGCGCTTGGTAGGTATCGATCCGAAAGCCAAGCGGCGGGTGGTGGAAACGATTATTCAACGTCCAGATGGGAAAAATTAG